In the genome of Brachypodium distachyon strain Bd21 chromosome 3, Brachypodium_distachyon_v3.0, whole genome shotgun sequence, the window gcatgcatgcaaaaccACGCGCTAAAAGCAGGTCATCGGTTTCTACATGTTTCTTCTAACGATCCCATGTCCCGCGTTAAGCACGTGGGAGTACTCCCAAACGCTGTCCCGGAGACCGGGTCAAATCACGTTGACGACTTAATCGAATTTCCGGACTCGGCTCGATCCTAATCACATGGTCCGGTCGCACCCGGTGGCAGCCGCCGCGTCGAACCCGACCGAGCCCGAGCCCAAGCCCAAGGTTACCCAGCCAGGCCACATGGCGACGAGGTCAACGGTTTGACCGACCGAGCGAGCCAACCGCCGAAGCCCAGCTAGCTCTCCTGTTCAAGGCTTCAAGGCGCCCGCGTTGGCCGCCGCGTGCGTGTTCCGTGTTCGTGGCcgcctctctcttttcttcttccccttggcCTTccccccgccgcgcgccgctgAGAAGTCAAGCATACCACTCGGGACCGGATTCCCCAAGGTCCGGTCCACCGCAGCCGCCATTTCCCACCCACcccttgctcctcctccttcctcacGCACGTTTGTCGCACCGACTCCGACGGCGGCGCTCGAGTTCGGGGGTCTTCGCGGTCGTTCGGGGACTGGCTGAGTGCTTGGCTTTCAGGGCCGCTAGTGCGTCGCTTGCTGGAGTTGCCTTCGCTGCGCGGGTGGCGGTGGCTGGCGCCTGCTGTGTTCTCCGCCGGCGTCGGCTTCGTTGCGTCGGGCTGTTTCCGTCGGCTTGAATTGGGCTGCGGTTGATCAGGTGAGTCTGCTGCTCTGCTTTGGTTGCTCTGTTTTTTTACGGAGAAATATTGGGAGTTCTGGTTGTTATTTACGGTCTTAGGTTTGCTGTTGAGTGTTGACAGAGGGGTTAGGGGGTCTTCCAGTCTGCTGCGTCTAGCGTTGGTTGATGATCAGAGGGGGAACTGGGAGGAATTCGTGAGACGACTGAATTCGGCTTAAATTCTGCTCGTACGGCTATCCGCTGATGAAATTTCTGGTTCTGTTACTTCTGCACCTTGCGCGGTAGCTGATAATCATCGGTATTACTTTTGATTGGTTTTGCACAAGGGTGTTGAGAAACGTTGCATAGCAGAAATGCAGAGGAATGCGTGATGTGAACGCAGATATATGGTGGGGTGGAACTTTTCGGCGATTCGGTCTAATCATGCATTAAGTTATTGTGTGTGCAATAGGTTAGGTGCAATCACAGGTTGGTTTTACTGGTAGCAGGAAATGGTTAGACTACTAAATGTATTTCGTCGAGACAAAGAGTTGGCACTGCCTGCCCAAGAATGACATAGCCCTGAATAGAAAATCTGATATGTCcataaacattttttagacCTATGGTTAGAATATAAAAGTACTAGCAGCCGCTGCAGGTCGAGAAGCTGAAAGATACATGCCAGGAATACATCACACCTTGAGAAGTAGTTATGTTGTATATTGGACCTAGTCTAATTTGTATATTTGCTTATAAGCTTAAGTTAGTTGCTTTCAGCTGCTCACGTGGGAATTTTGAATGCCTCCCTTGTTAGAACTCTGTGTATGTGCTTAGCTTGAACAGGTTACTCTAGAGTACATCAGCAATTCTGCTCTTCCCTGCAAAacaggagggagagggagggagggagggagtaatgTGCAAGAAATGcttcttctttcccttttttttgggTGAAAACAGAGATGCTTCTTTCTTGTGCAAGTGGGCTTTGCATCACATTGTAGCTAGGAAGAAAATGTATACGATTTTCTCTGCACGTAGTTACCATTTTACCTCTGATATGGTAATACTCCCTCTTACTTGGTAGTAGAGTATAACCAAATCCCAATTGACCGAACCTATTGGTTGAAAACAACGGAGGGTACACAGTAATTGGTAGGTACTGTAGAAAAACTCATTCAATGTAGTTTTTCTTTGTGAGTAACCATAAGTGTCAATTTTGTTTTCAGGACATGATGGCAGCTGAGTAAGGTTGATGAAATGCTTGTGTTGATATCATAAGTGCaattcgcaaaaaaaaaagatatcatAAGTGCAAACGGTATTCATTGAATTAACAGCAGGCCAGATAATAGTTTGAGAATCTCAGTAATgggttgttgttgttccatCTTTTGCCATAAGAGAAGGGCATTCCGCCAGGAAAGTTTAAAGCATAATGAAGGTGTAGATCTCTTACGCATATTGTGTTCGACACTCTCTGTGGAATATGATATGTCCACTTTCTTCCCTAAGATGTTccatatttttaaaatttagcTTTATTTGTACAGACCTCGGTAATACTGATACAACAAGATACACTTATAAGGAGCTAGCAAAGGCAACAGAGAATTTTAACCCATCCAATAAGATTGGCGAGGGAGGTTTTGGATCTGTGTATAAGGTAACATGCGTAACTTTCAACTAATAAAACGATGGATTTCAAATAGAGTAAATGTACACGTATTTAAAGTTCTACAACTTAATGGTGCAGGGGCGGCTAAGGAATGGAAAACTTATTGCTGTCAAGGTATTATCTGTAGAGTCAAGACAAGGACTGAAGGAATTTATGAATGAACTTATGGCAATTTCGAACATATCTCATGGTAATCTTGTCAGCCTATATGGCTATTGTGTGGAAGGAAACCAAAGGATCCTTGTATACAATTATCTTGAAAATAATAGCCTTGCGCAAACACTTCTAGGTACCTCTTGGTTACTCCAGTTCTTTCCATCGTACTGTTCTTCAACAATTTACATATCTTTGGAATGAAAAGTCTGGATATTCTAATGTTCCTTagcttttttcctttctcatTAGGTTCTGGCCGCAGCAACATTCAGTTTGACTGGAGAACTAGAGTAAATATTTGTCTTGGTATCGCCAGGGGATTGGCATACCTCCATGACGTTGTCAATCCCCACATTGTTCACCGAGACATCAAAGCAAGCAATATACTTCTTGACAAGGATCTCACCCCTAAAATTTCTGATTTCGGTTTAGCGAAGCTTCTACCTCCAAACGCATCACATATTAGCACAAGGGTTGCAGGAACATTGTAAGTGAACTTTTTCATATGGAACTCGTGTTTACTAGTTTCTCCATTTTGTCATGTGTTCCTTTGGAAGGTAGTGCTTTCTGTGTGAGTCTGACTTCCAAGTAGTTGAGTGGTTTATATTATATTTAGTATCTCGTGAAAAAAGTCCCTTTCACAGAGGATGAATCCACCTGTTTCAGTGGAGAAGATAACTAGCTAAGGCAATTGAAATACCAAACAGCTAAATAGTTATTCATAAATTACATTTATGTGGCATTGCTCACTCGGTTTTACTTGACAGAGGTTACTTGGCTCCTGAGTATGCCATTCGAGGACAAGTGACACGGAAGTCAGATGTATATAGTTTTGGTGTTTTGCTTCTGGAAATAGTTAGTGGGAGATCCAACACGAGTACAAGATTATCCTATCAAGATCAGATACTTCTTGAAAAGGTTAGACATGACACAACCAGACAGTGTTTTACTTGTTTTTGGTCACTCGTTATTATTTGTAGAAAAAAATCTTGTATTTCATCATAATTAGCGAATTAACTTCTAACCTGAAGTTATTTGTAATATGAGTTTGATGGTTTATAATGTTTGCCATCAACCAAAAATAAGCTATTTGTAATATGAGTTGTATTCCATAAATTTGGAGGGCGTATAAGCGGCCTTGATCTCCTTGAATTTCAGAATGTTTGCCATCACATGTCAATTGTTTGGCTATTAGATTAGTAGCAAAAGAAATACAACTATCATACAATTTAAAGTTTAGTTACCTTCTGGTAAGCACATTAgttgctaattttttttctcatgagCTAAGCATAAATCATTCATAAATTCTTGCATGACTGCTAGGGAGCTTATCTTCTAAATCATGGGCCTTTGTTCTTTGCTGCTACAGTTCCCAGAGGTGACAAATGGGGTTCTTCTCTTGCAGACATGGATGTATTATGAGCAGGGAGATTTGCAGAAAATCATAGACAGTTCTTTGGGCAATGACTTCGATGTTGCACAAGCCTGCAGGTTCCTGAAAGTTGGACTTCTATGTACGCAAGATGTCACAAAACATCGACCCACTATGTCAACAGTCGTCGGCATGCTAACGGGCATAAAGGATGTTGACTCGGAGAAGATCAGCAAGCCCGCTACAATTAGCGACTTCATGGACCTTAAGATCAGGAGCATGAGGAAAGAAAATGAGATTGCTTTCGCTTCATCCTCCACGTTGCTATCCAGCATCATGGCACACTCTTCTCCTTCGTCGTCACAAGAGACAACACAAGCCTCCATA includes:
- the LOC100840649 gene encoding cold-responsive protein kinase 1 isoform X1 — its product is MGCCCSIFCHKRRAFRQESLKHNEDLGNTDTTRYTYKELAKATENFNPSNKIGEGGFGSVYKGRLRNGKLIAVKVLSVESRQGLKEFMNELMAISNISHGNLVSLYGYCVEGNQRILVYNYLENNSLAQTLLGSGRSNIQFDWRTRVNICLGIARGLAYLHDVVNPHIVHRDIKASNILLDKDLTPKISDFGLAKLLPPNASHISTRVAGTLGYLAPEYAIRGQVTRKSDVYSFGVLLLEIVSGRSNTSTRLSYQDQILLEKFPEVTNGVLLLQTWMYYEQGDLQKIIDSSLGNDFDVAQACRFLKVGLLCTQDVTKHRPTMSTVVGMLTGIKDVDSEKISKPATISDFMDLKIRSMRKENEIAFASSSTLLSSIMAHSSPSSSQETTQASITFTTISDR
- the LOC100840649 gene encoding cold-responsive protein kinase 1 isoform X2 produces the protein MGCCCSIFCHKRRAFRQESLKHNEDLGNTDTTRYTYKELAKATENFNPSNKIGEGGFGSVYKGRLRNGKLIAVKVLSVESRQGLKEFMNELMAISNISHGNLVSLYGYCVEGNQRILVYNYLENNSLAQTLLGSGRSNIQFDWRTRVNICLGIARGLAYLHDVVNPHIVHRDIKASNILLDKDLTPKISDFGLAKLLPPNASHISTRVAGTLGYLAPEYAIRGQVTRKSDVYSFGVLLLEIVSGRSNTSTRLSYQDQILLEKTWMYYEQGDLQKIIDSSLGNDFDVAQACRFLKVGLLCTQDVTKHRPTMSTVVGMLTGIKDVDSEKISKPATISDFMDLKIRSMRKENEIAFASSSTLLSSIMAHSSPSSSQETTQASITFTTISDR
- the LOC100840649 gene encoding cold-responsive protein kinase 1 isoform X3; the encoded protein is MNELMAISNISHGNLVSLYGYCVEGNQRILVYNYLENNSLAQTLLGSGRSNIQFDWRTRVNICLGIARGLAYLHDVVNPHIVHRDIKASNILLDKDLTPKISDFGLAKLLPPNASHISTRVAGTLGYLAPEYAIRGQVTRKSDVYSFGVLLLEIVSGRSNTSTRLSYQDQILLEKFPEVTNGVLLLQTWMYYEQGDLQKIIDSSLGNDFDVAQACRFLKVGLLCTQDVTKHRPTMSTVVGMLTGIKDVDSEKISKPATISDFMDLKIRSMRKENEIAFASSSTLLSSIMAHSSPSSSQETTQASITFTTISDR